From the uncultured Methanomethylovorans sp. genome, the window TTTACATTGATGGCCTTTGCCCAGTCCAATAATGCCCTGCTGATATCATAGGATACCACTGGATTAATGGGTATATCTGAGACAACCATAACAATATTGTGCTCCTCACTTTCATATATCCTCACAGGCATATTGATGAGACCTTCATAAAGCACGGCTATTGGCGGAAAATGCCTTGAATCGATGGATCCAACATAAGTCATTTTTAGTTCATCTATGATCTGCTGGCTTGCGATATTTCCCACCAGGCCAATACCAGGAAAACCCTCTATAAGTACAGGATTCTCCGATTTGATGGGTTTTGTTACTATTTTCACGTCCTTATCATCATAATCTGTGTCTGCCAAAAGATCACCTGTTTATACATAAACACTTAAATTTAATCGTTCATATTTTATACTGATCATTATAGATAAGAGCATCGTTCATAGAAATAAAGGAAGGGTAACATGGAAAAACCGATAATATATCTGGAGAGTACAGGCAAAGAGAACACACAAATGGTTATTGATGCGGCCATCAAAAGAGCTCAAGAGCTGGACATCAAGCAAATAGTAGTGGCAAGTACTACAGGATACACAGCATTGGAGATGGCAAAAGCTGCTAAAGGAAAAAATCTGAAGATCATTTGTGTGAGCTACCAGTATGGAGTCAAAGGAGATGGAAAATGGGAGATGGACCTTGATACCTTGAAAGAATTGCAAAATATGGGCGTGGAAGTTGTTGTCCAGTCTCATCTGTTTTCAGGAATAGAAAGAGCTATCTCTAATAAATTAGGTGGAGCCAGCAGAGTAGATGTAATATCTAACACGTTACGCTCTTTGTTCGGCCAGGGATTCAAAGTGGTTGCGGAGATTACAATGATGGCAGCTGATTCTGGAAAGATACCAGTATCCCCTGAAACCGAGGTTGTTGCAATTGGAGGTACTGGTCACGGTGCAGATGTAGCAGTTGTGATCAAGCCATCACATTCACAGAAGTTCTTCGATGCACAAATAAGAGAGATCATTGCAATGCCAAGAATAAGGCAATAGACCAGTTTTACTGCCCTTTTTCTTCATTTTTTTGATCTGCTGACAAAATATCTGCTTGTAAGTAATCATTGACATTTGAATCTGAAGTAGTAGTTTCACTTTGAATGCTTATCGCATACTTAAGAGCAACTGCCGTGATAGCAACCAAAATTACAAAAAGAGATATACCCAAAAGGAAAACAAGCACGTAGTCCATGTTAGCTCAATAAATAAAAGAGGGAAGTACTGTAAAGTACTTCACTGGGGTTTCTCATAAAGCTTTGTTTTCTGGAACAGCTTGCCTCCCTTCTTTGAATGAGGCTGCCTGAAAACAGTATCATTGGCTTTCTCGATCTCACGTGCTTCGATTGCAAGCTGGGCTGCTGCCCTCATCATTTCGTGACCTGCTGCAGTTGTAAGAGCTACCTGTTCGAGTTCCTTCATCATGAAGCATGCAGGGAAGTTGATCTTTGCAACCATGTCAGCCATGTGGAGAGCTGCAAGACCTTTTGCTTTTGCATAAGGGTTGTTGAAGTGAGCTCTCTCGATACATATCTCTGGCTTTGCAAGAATGTGCGGCAACTGTATTGGCTCGCCTGCATCTACCTGGGCTGCGACCTTATCCAGCTCTTCCTGAATGAGCCTTACTACACCACATGTAGAGAGGACTTTCATTGCATCAGAGTTGAAGGATGCCATTTCTACAGGATCAAGGAACTCTGTCTTTGCACCAATGAGTGGGTCGACAGTCATAATAATGTAACCGAAACCTGCCTGCTGTAGAGCTTCACGATCCTCTTTCTTGGTAGGTCCATCGGAAACAATGATACATGGCACATCTTTAAAGTGTTCACGTGCTGCAGTTGGACCTGGAGCGCTGGAGTTTGGACTGATTATAATATAAAAATCAGCTTCCATTTTCTTGATATCTGATGTTGCGGCAGCTTCGTCTTTGCCCATTTTGGGACCGGTACCCAAAACACGTATACTGATACCTTCTCTTGCTGCAATCTCATCCTGTACCAGATCAATGACCTGGCTCATACCTAAATTACCTAGTTTAACGATTCCAATCTTGGCCATATAAAATCACAGGACAGCAATTGTACAGTGTAGCATATATTACTTTTGGAAAACAGAAGAACACTTGAATAAAGAGTTACTGGAACGAATAGAGAGTTTGGAAAATTACAACAACTTAGAAGAATCTATCCGAAAAGGTTAAAAGCAATGTCATTTATTTCACATCAGCCTGTTCCATAAGTCCCATTTACAATCTTAAATCCTAGGTTGATCAAGTGAATTATATAAGTGGTCTTTCTGAGAAAAATAACGATAGTACGAAATTGATAGTATTTGATATGGACAGTACGCTAATCGATGCTGAAACGATCGATGAGCTTGCTAAGGCAGCAGGAGTAGGGCAAGAGGTATCAGCAATAACAGAAAGGGCTATGAAAGGAGAGATAGATTTCTCTCAAGCACTTACCGAGAGAGTAAAACTTCTGAAAGGATTAGCTTTAGAAGATGCAACTACCGCCTTGGATAAGATGCCTCTTATGCCTGGTGCTAAAGAACTGATCAATTTTGTGAAATCTGTAGGATATACTACTGCAATGGTATCTGGAGGATTCACACTATCGTCGGAAAGGGTGGGAAAACTACTTGGAATAGATCACATAGTATCTAATGAACTGATAGTAGAGGATGGAATCATCACTGGTGAAGTGGTGGGATCCCTTACTGCACAGAACTCAAAGGAACTGGTGCTTGAAGAAATTGCAGCTCAGCACGGGATCGCACCTGAAGATTGCATAGTTGTAGGTGACGGAGCAAATGATATATGTATCTTCAAAAGAGCAAGATATGCCATAGCATTCAATTCAAAGCCCGTATTACGACAACATGCAGATATTGTGATTATAGAGAAGAACCTCAAAGCTGTGATTCCAGTAATCGAGTCTTTCGACCTGGATCAGCGGTGTGTATCGTGCATTAGAAATGCATGAAACGCCGGCTTCAATGCCGGAGAGGGAGGATTAACAAGCGATGTTGAAAGAACTGAACGAAAAGAAGACAGAGCTGAAAAGACTGTCCGAGGAATACAAGACACAGCGCAACGAACTCAATGCCGAGGCAAGCAAGCTTGCTGCAAAGCGTAATGAGCTCAACAAGAAGACTAAAGACCTTATCAACGAGGCTCAGAATCATAAGAACCTTCGCGATGAGAACAATGTGAAGGTTAAAGAGCACAAAGACTCCAGGGATGAGATCAACAATCGGGCCAATGAGATATATGCCCAGATAGATACCATACGTGGAGAGAACAATCTTACAGGACCATCAATTAAAGATATCCGTAAAGATATCGATCGCCTGGAATTTGCACAGCAGACAGAAGTTCTCAGCACAAGTAAGGAAAGAGAACTTGTAAACAAGATCACAGAGCTGCGCAAGATATACAATGCTAAAAAGCAGCAGCTTGAAAGCAACCAGGAATTAAAGGAACTGCTCACAAAGGCACAGGAAATCAGAGACGAAGCTTCAAATGAACACACACTGCTTTCCGAATACGCGCAAAAAGCACAGGAATATCATGACCTTATGATAGCTACCTTTAAGGAAGCTGACAAGATACGTGCCGAATCCGATGCTGCACATAAGGAATTTGTAAAGTTCCAGGAAAGTGCAGATGAGAAACACAAAAAGTTCATAGCTGCCCAGAAGGAGATAAGGGACATTGATAAAGAAGTCCGCAAGCTCAAGAAGGGAGAAACTGACGGAAGAAGGGAAGTATCCAAGGCCGATATGCGCAAGGATGCCGAAGATATCTTTGATAAGTTCAAAGCCGGAGAGAAACTCACCACAGAGAACCTCATGGCACTTCAGAGATCTGGATTGTTATAAAAAACTAAAAGGGTGTTATCACCCTTTAAATTCAATTTTCCTTTTTTAATTATTTAGATCCAGACGGATACGTCTGAATTCGGAATTACGCATTAAGCATTTACCACCTGTAAAAGTGGAATCGTTAGTGATATTTTTCCATATAGATCTTAGAGTGTCATCGTGGATATTTCCATAGCTTAGAGGTAGACAAGAGCAGGGCCAAACATTACCTTCGGGAGTTATATGAAGCCATTTTCTCCCAGCAAAACAACCCATTTTCCCCACTATATGAGGTATAGGGAAAATCCGTGGACCATCGATATTATTTGCACGGAGCACAAAATCATCGAATTTTATCCGGTCTTCTGCCGAAAGCACTTCGTTCGTACGCTCAAGCCATCTGCCAGTTGGAACGATCTCAAAGAAGGAGATTTCATGCACGCCTGTTTCACGAGCAAGTTTATAGAAATCATCCAGTTCATGTATGTTCCTGGGAGAAATGACCACATACATGTTCACAAGCAGACCAGCCTCTATTCCATTGCGTATTGCAGACATAGCATCCTTGAATACACCTGCACGACCACGCATGATATCATGCCCTTCTTCATTAGCACTGTCCAGGCTTACACTAAGCATGTACAGACCAGCCTCTTTAAGACTTTGTGCACGCTCCTTAGTAAGACCCACACCCGAAGTGAACAGACCAGGGATAGTACGCTGCTGATCTACATAAGAAATCAGTCCTTCTAAGCCTGCATAAAGCAGGGGCTCTCCTCCATCGAATATAATTAAGGTCGTACCTAGATCCTGCGCTTGATCGATGATAGACCTCACAACATTTGGTTCCAATTTTGCACGATTGCTTGTATCGGGCAACGCACAATGAAGGCATTTATTAGGACAATCCTCGGTAATAGAAATTGTCAATTGTTCGGGTATGTATTTACCCCTTATATTTCCTAACTGACTGGATACAAGCCGATCAAAGGGCTTACTGGGTATAGGAGGCATCCAGGTGGAATAAATGAGTCTGTCAGATCCCACTTTTGAAGGCTTTGTACCATCGAACATCTGCATAAGGTCTTTTACAAGCGTTTTAAATACAGGTGATACTAAACCTTCAGTATCCATCTTCACAAGGCCATTTTGAATTGTTGCATAGACCTTGAAAAGGGGATTCCTATAAAAGTAGTATTTATTCGCAGTCACTGATTACTTCCTCCTTAATGCAGCCCTGTAGGCAAGCAGGGAAGATGGCTTTTTCTTGAGCATGAACATGCCTGTACGCATTGCCTTAGCCATAGGATTACCTTGAATGAAAGAAAGGTCTTCACCCTCAAATACCTGCATCATGGCATCTATTTCCTTGTCGGTCATTTTGCGTAGTGTCTCAAGTGCAATACGACCGAGATAGTATTCATTCCTGTATTCCTCGTTCCAACGTGTCCTATACTGTGACAAAAAAGTTGTAGAAACGTTGCCCTTTGCAATAGCATCTGCTGCCACATCACCACACATCTGACCAGCATGCATAGCATATCCTATACCAGACTGGGCAGCAGAACCTCCTGTGACCATAACACCTTCAGCGACTATTTCTCTAGGTATAGCAGCAATAGGATCGCCCCCAACTGATTTACTGATAAATGAGATGTCATTTAAGCCTTTTATTTTCTTGAAACGCTCCACCCAGGCATCAAAGAAAGATGAAACGTCTGTTCCATGCCTGCGTACATAAACACCTAGAGTTGCACGATCGCCACGACAAGGAGAATAAGTTGATTTCCATCCAGGTGCATGGTTACCGACATAGTATTCGAACATATCTGGCTCCCCCAGACCTGGTGCCTCTACCTCTGCCTCCATAGACCATGCTATATCACGAGGATATTTAATGGGTTTCATACCCAAAAGCCCTGCAATTCTGGAGTTGATACCATCAGAAATAATGACCAATTTAGACTTCAATATCCCTTCATTGGTACTTAAGGAAAAAACACCTTCACTGCGGATCACATTTAGAGCTTCTATACCTGTGCGGACATCAACACCTGCCTTAGATACCTGTTGTGCATAATATTCATCGAATTTCTTACGGTCCAGAAAATATGCAGGGCTCCGTACAACAACTTCAGCACCTGAAGGAGCTACAATGTGCGCACCTTTGAGATTTTTTATCACATACCCCGGATCAACAGTCTCGCCAGCCCTATCGAACATTCCTTTAAAAAAAGTGTTGGCAGGATGAGTGGGATTGCCAATTACCTCTTTTCTTTCAATAAGAATAACATTTACACCCTTTAAGGCAGCATTACGAGCAGCCATAAGACCTGCCGGAGAAGCACCAATTACTATAATATCTGCATCCATTGCAATTACCTTACCATAATATAGAAGCGTAGCTGATTGATAGTACCATGAGAAGTACATCGACTATGAGCGAACCGAACATTATAACCCTGTAGCGCGAACCCTGTAGGAAGAGGCGACCTCCCCTCTCAGGAGTTGGGTTTTTAATAAAATTAAATGATTGTGACAACATCCATAGACCCGCAAGAATAGCACCTGTAAAATATACTGGCCCAAGGTGGGCAGTGATGCCTATTGCAATAGAAGCAATAACTCCTACGACCCACATGAAAGTAACAAATTTGGCAGTAACCGGTACGCCAAATGTTACAGGAAAGGTAGGGGCGCCACGTGCTCGGTCTCCTTCTACATCCCTTGCAACACCGGAAAGTGTAAATCCCCAGTCAGTAAAACACATCATAAAACCCAAAAAGACAGCTGGAAGAGGTAAAATGGAACCGTAATCAGGTTGTTTGAGTATTCCTGCAGGATCGAAGGCCAGCCATATACCAACGGGCACAAGTCCATAAGATATCCCCACAGGAACGAAGCTTAAGAAAGTAGATCTTTTGGCTAAACTTGAATATATACTGATGATTGCAACTGCTGCAATAAGTACAACAAAAGATTCTGGATTGAGAATTAATGCAGCTGTTGACGCTACTATTGCGAGGAAAACAGCATAATTGAGGGCTTTTTGTTTACTGAGCTGTGCAGACGGCAGAGGTCTGTTAGGGAGATTAATACTATCAATGTCCACGTCACAACAGTCATTATATACATATGAGCTTGTGATGGCTGCATACCCCCCAATTACTGCTATAATGAATGATAAAATAGAGGGTAAAGAACCTGTTGCCAGATATGAAGCAAGCAATGCACTGGCTGCGGGTAGGGCAAGATCCATCTCTGCTATTTCTGGCCTTAGTAATTCAATGAATGGATGAGTGGTCTTTGAATCTGAGATTGAAACCAATTAGATCACCGAAAGAACCTGATTTTAAGAATTTACACGTTGTATTTAGTTTATTGTATTATATTAGATAATAATAGCTACCTGTTTCAATTTCTCTACCATGGGATGCTCAAATCTTCCTGCCATCATAAAAGTAAACTTTGCATCGGGATTGAGTCCTATAAGTTTAAGGACATTAGTATAGGCTTCTTCAAGGGATTCATAATCCGGAATGTGAACTGATTCGGTATTGAAGGGATAAATTTCAGCTAGCTCCTGTGGAAATGCACCAAAGGGTGGCCTGAATATAAGAACATGATCAAAGTCTGCGTCTATGCGTGTAGGTGTGGCCCTGATCAGGACATTGCCTTTTAGTGAAAAACGTCCCAACTTATGAGAGAAACGCAAAACTTCAGGTCGTTTAGAGGATTCTGGACCGCAGTAGAAGAAAGTAGACTTTGATGCTGGATCGTGTTGCTCCAGCCAATCGGCGTGCTTATACATCTGTTTCAGAGCTGAAAGTAACCGGGGATGCGCACGGCATCTTAGTTCTACAAGTTCCAGTAAGTTACCTTCTTTTATGGATTGCTTTACATGGCGCATTTCTTGAAACGTTACATAGAGATTATGACGAGCCAGAAGGTCCTGACAGTTGGATGCTTTTTTGAGTTGTTCTGCTGTATGTGATACGCATATAGGGCATGAACACGGAAGATACTGAAGTTGATCTACATGATATGTGCCTGTGGTAGTTATGTACCTCCTATCCTTTGCATAAAGAGCATAGGCTGCAGAATCAAATAGATCGCATCCAAGAGATACTGCAAGAGCAAACATCATAGGATGGCCTGCTCCGAACAGATGAACAGGGGCAGAAGGATCTAATCCTTTCTTGGCAGAAATAATGACATCGACAAGGTCTGCATAGCGGTATGTTTCCATGAGAGGCACTACCGCACCAAATGGATAGACATCAAAACCCACTTCTGAGAGAGTACGTGCACATTGCTCACGCAGATCAGGATAACTTGAACCCTGAACTGGCCCTGCTAGTAACATATCACCTTTGACCAGCTCTCTGGCAGCTTTAAGGCGTTGAATTGTGATATTTAGCTCAGACTCTGCCTGTTCTCTTGTAACATTAGGAGGAGTAGGAATATCTAGAGGAACGCCTACATCAGAACCAATTTTCTGCTGGAACTCCACGATCTGTTCATTTGTTACCTCCACCTCACCGTAAACGGATAATTGGAATGATCCAGAATCAGTCATAATAGGGCCATCAAAACCCAGTAGGGAGTGCAAACCATCCTTAAGTGCCTTCTCGCGCAGTTCCTCTTTGCGATAGATAATATAAGAATTAGTGATGAGCATTTGAGCCCCGAAATCTCGCATTTCTGAGGGCTTGATGGTCTGAATATTGGGATTGATAACAGGCATGACGGTAGGGGTTTCCACTACACCATGAGCAGTGGTTAGTTTACCGATGCGCCCTGCAGCATCCTTATGAAGGATCTCGAATCTGGATGTCATGTGGGGTAGATAAAAGTAAAGATATATGTATGTTGCCTCATGAAAAAATGATTGAAGATCAATAAAGTATAGAATTGAAAGCAAAATGAGATATAAACTAACTGTACAGTGATAAGGGATATTAAGAAGAACAAGATAAGAGTATAAACTAATTAAAGAATTGTAGTTATTAGAATTAGAGTTTAAATCATAGAGTGAGTATAGCAGCGATCCGTAGTTCCCAAAGGCTCGCGCACTTAAGTACAGTGCGGAACGTGGACAGGCTTATCTTCTGTGTTCGGAATGGGTACAGGAGTTGCCCTGCCGCTATGGCCGCTATACTCTTACTCTGATGAAGGGAATGAGCCAAGGTCCGGATTCGAACCGGAATGGTATCGCTCTGCAGGCGATTGCGTAGCCGCTCCGCCACCTTGGCAATTAGCGGAGTCCAAATGATGAGATAAGATATAAAATCTTCTATTAGATCACGTACTCTCAGTACACATATCAGATATCGTCTGGAATTAGTAGGATAGACTAGGCACGAGTGGTTAGTAGTCGCGGACTGAACATCTCGTTGCCTTGATGCTTACATCCCGACCCTATCAAACCGGTCTTCTACCGGAACTCTTAACGCAGTCTCTTTTTAGGTTAGATTTCGAGCTTAGATGCTTTCAGCTCTTATTCCTTAGCGCGTAGCTGCTCGGCAATGCCTTGTCAGACAACCGATCGACCAGTGGCGCCGTTGCTCGGTTCCTCTCGTACTAAAAGCAACTTACCCTCAGACTGCACACACCTCTAGTAGATAGTAACCGACCTGTCTCACGACGGTCTAAACCCAGCTCACGATCTCCTTTAATAGGCGAACAACCTCACCCTTGGCCGCTGCTGCACGGCCAGGATGGAAAGAACCGACATCGAAGTAGCAAGCTGCCGGGTCGATATGTGCTCTTGCCGGCAACAACTCAATTATCCCCGAGGTAACTTTTCTGTCATTTTTGGCCCGCACCAAGCGGGAATCACAAAAGTTCGCTAGAACCGACTTTCGTCTCGTCATCCACTACTGTGCTGAATAACGTCAGGCTGACTTATGCTCTTACACTCTTCAGTAGGTTTCCGACCCACTTGAGTCAACCTTTGTGCGCCCTTGATATCTTTTCAAGGGCGTCCCGCCCCAGGCAAACTGCCCACCTATCGATGTCCTCCGTTGGAGTTAGGATCGTAATTTCAGAAGGGTAGTGTCCCAATGGCGACTCCACCGATGCTGGCGCACCGGCTTCGACGTCTCCTACCTACACTGTACATCCAAAACCACAAGCCAACGACAGGCTGCAGTAAAGCTCTACGGGGTCTTCACTTCCCCCTAGAGGTCTCTAGACTGTGCACTAGAAAGTAAAGTTCACCGGACTCTGGCTAGGGACAGTAGAACTCTCATTGATCCATTCATGCAAGTCGCCAATTAAGCGACAAGGTACTACGCTACCTTAAGAGGGTCATAGTTACCCCCGCCGTTTACAGGCCCTTCTTCCCGTTGAACCGGGGTTTCAGGTACCTGCACTGGGCAGGATTCAGAAATCGTACTAGCCTTTACAGGTTTGCGATTTCCTATGTTGTTATTAGACAGTTAGAGCTCTCTGGTCACTGCGACCTGCTGTCTTCACAGCAGGCACTCCTTATCCCGAAGTTACGGAGCCAATTTGCCGAATTCCCTTAGCCAGTTTACTCCGACACACCTTAGCCTTTTCAGCTAGGGGCACCTGTGTCAGTTCTCGGTACGGATATCCAACTCCCTTTTCACGGGTTCCCGGGTGCAACTGACTTACGCCATTACACATTCGCCCACTTCTCGCCATTACGGCTCTCCATGGGATTCGGTGCTTAGACAGCGCGACGACGCTGCTCAGCCTGCCCAAAAACGTCAGTTTATTGTTGGATAGTACAGGAATATTAACCTGTTTCCCTTTCGGCGTACTCGAATTACGGTACGTCTTAGGACCGACTAACCCTCGGCTGACGAACATTGCCGAGGAAACCTGGCCCCTTCGGTGGTCAGGATTCTCACCTGACTTTGCTGTTACTATTGCCAGGATTTTCGTTTCCGCACGGTCCACAGGACTTTACAGCCCTGCTTCTACCCGAGCGCAACGCCTTCCTACTAGATCACCTTGCGGTGCTCCGTGGTATCGGTAGTCGACTTGAGCCCCGTCCATTTTCGGGGCCCCAAACCTCGACTGGTGAGCTGTTACGCACTCTTTAAAGGATAGCTGCTTCTAAGCTAACCTTCCAGCTGTCTGGGGCTTGGGACACCCTTTAAATAACACTTAGTCGACATTTTGGGACCTTAACCACGGGCTGGGTTGTCTCCCTTACGGACTACAAGCTTACCCCAGTAGCCCGGACTCCGACCTTCTACGACGACGGTGGGTTTGGAGTTTGACAGGTGAGCGAAGGATTTCTCCCCCGGGATCGCCAATCAGTGCTCTACTCCACCGACTATCTCTGGTCAGGTCATGCTTCGACATGTTTAGGAAGGAACCAGCTGTTGCCGGGTTAGATTAGCCTTTCACTCCGAGACGCAGGTCACGCGAATGATTTGCAGATCAATACCGCTTGCGGTCCTCCACGTAGCTTTCGCCACGCTTCAACCTGCCCACGCCTAGATCACCCGGCTTCGGGTCATACCCCAGTGACTCCACGCACTTGTATACGCCGCGCCTGGCCCGAAGGTTGCGCGCATGTTGCTTTCGCTCCGGCTTCCCACGTAAAAGGTTAGCCATCGCCACTTGGATATACTCCCTGGCCCGTTCTTCAAAACGTAAGTTATGACATCGGCAATGATACTCGTACAACAGCCTCGCGACTGCTTCCTTCATACCAAAGATCCTTTCATGCCATAACGCTCTATCACCATCAGATTTCAGGCGCTTTTTACCTCCCTTCTTGGGGTACTTTTCAGCTTTCGGTCACCCTACTACTTCGCTATCGGTCTCAAGTCGTATTTAGTTTTGGAAGTTGGTGCCTCCCAAATTCGCGCGAGAATTCCGACCCACGCTACTCAGGACTTAACCCAGATCCATTAACCTTTACCTACGTGACTATCACACTCTTTGGTCTCACGTTCCAGAGAAGTTCGATTTCAGTTAATTAGGACCTTTAGGAAAAGCCTATAACACCACATCTCCCACTCATTACTGGTGGGATTCAGTTTGAACTTTGCCGTGTTCACTCGCCGTTACTAGCGGCATCTCTTCGATTTCTTTTCCTGCTCCTACTAAGATGCTTCAATTCGGAGCGTTCCCGATCATTACTGATCAATGCGTAAAACGCATTAAGAGGCCTCATTAGGACATCCTCGGTTCATTGGATCCATGCTCCTACCCGAGGCTTATCGCAGCTTGGCACGTCCCTCATCAGCGCTTGAGCCGAGCCATCCACCTGACGGTATATTCACCAGAGTCCACCTTACTAATTCCAGTAAACGTCTGATATGCACACTTGTACATGATCTCATCATGATCGATTCCATGTATCGAACACTTCATCCTTCCCAAGCAACATTACTCGCTTGGTGCACTAACATGGACTTGCTGGGATTCGAACCCAGGGCCTCTGCCTTGCAAAGGCAGCGATCTTCCAACTGATCTACAAGCCCTTTTCTGAGTCACCAGCTTATCCTTTTTTTGGATTTGGCAGTCTTTCGATTTCTGGTCGGTCGTGCTGACCTGCGTTTGCAGGTCGCTTAGGAGGTGATCCAGCCGCAGATTCCCCTACGGCTACCTTGTTACGACTTAACCCCCCTTGCAAAATTTAGGTTCGAGCACAGCACAATGTCCATGCCCTCACCCATACCTCACTCGGGTGGTTTGACGGGCGGTGTGTGCAAGGAGCAGGGACGTATTCACCGCGCTATGTTGAAACGCGATTACTACGGATTCCAGCTTCACGAGGGCGGGTTACAGCCCTCGATCCGAACTACGGCTGGGTTTATGAGATTACCATCCCCTTTCGGGGTAGGAACCCATTGTCCCAGTCATTGTAGCCCGCGTGTAGCCCGGGAGATTCGGGGCATACTGACCTACCGTAGCCCGCACCTTCCTCCGATTTAGCATCGGCGGTCCCCACAGAGTACCCATCATCCCGAAGGACATGCTGGCAACAGTGGGCACGGGTCTCGCTCGTTGCCTGACTTAACAGGATGCTTCACAGTACGAACTGACGACGGCCATGCACCTCCTCTCAGCGATTCTGGTAAAGTCTTTAGCTTGACCTACATATTGCTGTCGCCCCCGGTGAGTTTTCCGGCGTTGAGTCCAATTAAACCGCAGGCTCCACCCGTTGTAGTGCTCCCCCGCCAATTCCTTTAAGTTTCAGCCTTGCGACCGTACTTCCCAGGTGGCTCGCTTCACGGCTTCCCTGCGGCACCAGAAACGGTCGCACCGTCCCTGACACCTAGCGAGCATAGTTTACAGCTGGGACTACCCGGGTATCTAATCCGGTTCGTGCCCCCAGCTTTCGTCCCTCACCGTCGGACCCGTTCTGGTA encodes:
- the tgtA gene encoding tRNA guanosine(15) transglycosylase TgtA; this translates as MTSRFEILHKDAAGRIGKLTTAHGVVETPTVMPVINPNIQTIKPSEMRDFGAQMLITNSYIIYRKEELREKALKDGLHSLLGFDGPIMTDSGSFQLSVYGEVEVTNEQIVEFQQKIGSDVGVPLDIPTPPNVTREQAESELNITIQRLKAARELVKGDMLLAGPVQGSSYPDLREQCARTLSEVGFDVYPFGAVVPLMETYRYADLVDVIISAKKGLDPSAPVHLFGAGHPMMFALAVSLGCDLFDSAAYALYAKDRRYITTTGTYHVDQLQYLPCSCPICVSHTAEQLKKASNCQDLLARHNLYVTFQEMRHVKQSIKEGNLLELVELRCRAHPRLLSALKQMYKHADWLEQHDPASKSTFFYCGPESSKRPEVLRFSHKLGRFSLKGNVLIRATPTRIDADFDHVLIFRPPFGAFPQELAEIYPFNTESVHIPDYESLEEAYTNVLKLIGLNPDAKFTFMMAGRFEHPMVEKLKQVAIII